From Candidatus Pedobacter colombiensis, one genomic window encodes:
- a CDS encoding glycoside hydrolase family 28 protein: MKIDKKLLAVLLLGMMVSGNTAVAQSKSYSWQNLPQSKLPDFPRDTFNIVNYGAKPDGITLNTKSINQAIQACSKKGGGVVLIPQGVWLTGPIVLQNNVNLHVSNAALVQFTGDKSQYELVEGNFEGQKAIRNQSPISGIDLTNIAITGNGIFDGRGEVWRHVKKDKLTEGEWKSLVASGGLIGADAKTWYPSIGYLNGEKAVADGTLPHSGLAKDMMPYKDFFRPNMLVLTNCKKVLIKDATFQNSPAWGIHPVFCENLTIDGVKVRSLPSAQNGDGIDIESSSFVTIQNNILDCGDDGICIKSGKDEEGRRRAKPAQYIVIRNNTVYRAHGGFVIGSEMSGGVHDIFVTDCNFIGTDIGLRFKTARGRGGIVENIHIRNIGMQNVVNDAILFDMYYFAKIPSLNETAGKAVAPPVDEGTPQFRNFFIKNIVCDGAERAILIRGLPEMSVKNIFLEDITIKSRKGADIIKAENITLQNVVLQCDSSSPLIYIENSQNLSFRGLNAIKAPEVFFSVNGNQSKDISVEKTAISSASTQAVFKFGAEKSMLEIRH, translated from the coding sequence ATGAAAATTGACAAAAAACTGCTGGCGGTTTTATTATTGGGAATGATGGTGTCGGGCAACACAGCGGTTGCACAGTCAAAGTCCTATTCATGGCAAAATCTGCCTCAGTCTAAGCTTCCGGATTTCCCCCGGGATACTTTTAACATTGTAAACTACGGTGCCAAACCTGATGGGATTACTTTAAATACAAAAAGCATTAATCAGGCAATTCAGGCCTGTAGCAAAAAAGGAGGGGGCGTAGTCCTCATTCCTCAGGGCGTATGGCTTACAGGGCCAATTGTACTGCAAAATAATGTCAATCTGCATGTCTCGAATGCTGCCCTGGTTCAATTTACAGGTGATAAAAGTCAGTATGAATTGGTAGAAGGAAATTTCGAAGGGCAAAAGGCCATTAGAAATCAATCTCCAATATCCGGCATTGATCTTACCAATATTGCGATTACCGGTAATGGGATTTTTGATGGACGTGGAGAAGTCTGGCGACATGTGAAAAAAGATAAATTAACCGAAGGTGAATGGAAATCCTTAGTCGCTTCCGGTGGACTTATCGGTGCAGATGCCAAAACCTGGTATCCATCAATAGGGTACCTGAATGGAGAAAAGGCTGTTGCAGATGGTACATTACCCCATAGTGGCCTGGCAAAGGACATGATGCCATATAAAGACTTTTTTAGACCGAATATGTTGGTGCTTACCAATTGTAAAAAGGTACTGATCAAAGATGCGACATTTCAAAACTCTCCTGCCTGGGGGATACACCCGGTTTTTTGTGAAAACCTGACCATAGATGGTGTTAAAGTAAGAAGCTTACCAAGTGCTCAAAATGGTGATGGCATTGATATCGAATCCTCTTCCTTCGTTACCATTCAGAACAATATATTGGATTGTGGTGATGATGGAATTTGTATCAAATCAGGCAAGGATGAAGAAGGACGGCGTCGGGCAAAGCCTGCTCAGTACATTGTAATTAGAAACAATACAGTTTACCGTGCACATGGCGGATTTGTGATTGGTAGTGAGATGTCTGGTGGTGTTCACGATATCTTTGTCACCGATTGCAATTTTATCGGTACCGATATTGGTCTAAGGTTTAAGACAGCGCGAGGGCGTGGTGGCATTGTGGAGAATATCCACATCCGTAATATTGGTATGCAGAACGTGGTAAATGATGCGATTTTGTTTGATATGTACTATTTCGCGAAAATCCCATCACTAAATGAAACAGCAGGTAAGGCTGTTGCTCCGCCGGTAGATGAAGGAACGCCGCAGTTTCGTAACTTTTTCATCAAAAACATAGTGTGTGACGGAGCTGAGCGTGCGATATTGATAAGAGGATTGCCGGAAATGAGCGTTAAAAATATCTTTTTAGAAGACATTACCATCAAATCGCGTAAAGGTGCCGACATCATCAAAGCCGAAAATATTACTTTACAGAATGTGGTATTACAATGCGACAGTTCTTCACCTTTAATTTACATAGAAAATAGTCAAAATCTATCGTTTAGGGGACTGAATGCGATCAAAGCACCTGAGGTATTTTTTAGTGTGAACGGTAACCAATCCAAAGACATCAGTGTTGAAAAAACAGCTATTTCCAGTGCCAGTACCCAGGCAGTATTTAAGTTTGGTGCAGAAAAATCAATGCTCGAGATCCGTCATTAA
- a CDS encoding two-component regulator propeller domain-containing protein, with amino-acid sequence MIKRRFTVGGKLIWMLLLIVMVGKSMAQAPVKIERYSTEDGLSHDIITCMFKDKQGYMWFGTWNGINRFDGHTFTSFTSMPGDMSQIGNDRVDQIFEDAANHLWIKSYDGEVYRFDKGKEQFTSVSAILGLKEKILFDRILSCEDGMLWVSTINHGLLLITDVSLDHSGYRIFSSSSLNDAYLPSDQTNFFFRSNKNTYWVGTAKGLVRLSKNAAGVFTSKQLNLGKNAVEEFTAVTASDGKLYFGTSKGDLIVFDAKSGKYQCMNISHGRLNAMLPSRKNGHIYMTSGLGELINFDPGTSMVSTSKYNIPDALFSIFEDSSGQLWIEPEKRGIVRYDVNKRVFQTFVQKNDAINVIPHSHFKVFEDKNGTVWSILRDGGFGFYDEKAGRFSYFYNEPASPQRLMSNLATVVFYDPAGVMWLHTDQRRLEKIIFHPNNFKQQLLVDPGVFKSQNEVRGLFSDSKNRLWVGAKSGLLYIYENEKLANVTFEHLPKGGLGMVYAIFQAKDGTIWMGTKDNGLYSAEPLDDQQTHYRLSHYMHNQADNTSISSNQVYSITEDNWGRIWVGTFDKGLNMLDVGQIKPVFQRFYDKANGYPGRFHKIRYLTIDGHGRLWIGSTDGLVIGEALKTGRMKFTTYSKQPGNIQSLGNNDIQYMLKDHANRMWLATSGGGLNLALEKPGSDSLTFKVYSTKNGLSNNYMLSIGEDKQHRLWMATKSSLTRFDPQNEKFNNFNSYDGVPNDGFSEASCQLTQDGKMVFGTTRGMLSFDPEQVKYHPIHSNMAFTGLQINNTDVSVGAGSLLKQNINNTKDLVLKYNQNTISIDYTVLDFRSGNRQRYLYRLKGFDSTWHDNKNQRRATYTNLPPGEYVLAVKSPDSDNYSSIPSKELKITILPPLWKTWWAYLIYFLLFCIAVEITRRIAVTFLRLRQGIAVEQKMTALKMAFFTNVSHELRTPLTLILNPVDALLQKEELSNQGKEYASIVRRNAVRMVRFVNQLLDLRKAQSGQSKLKTSRIELIGFVEEIAADFKEAAKTNQIELKVTGDRPVFVEVDADKMETVIYNLLSNSFKFSDTGKRIEIIISKSYDAMHIVVNDEGSGVNEADLENIFLLYHESEHPNTQQLKGTGIGLALARELVELHGGKIFASNRQQRGLSVTITLPIAKTDMHTAVKKVGPLIALETEVRQPPAIAEEQAQQSDKQLVLLVEDNEDMRSFLSANLGGTYRIKTAVDGLEGFALAKKIQPDLILSDIMMPKMDGITMLDHLKNDQATSHIPVILLSAKSAVESQVVGLRYGADYYISKPFDNELLFAALANILAQRKRIVERLVSKEKVIELGPGQIVVTSKDEVFLQKVIAIVEEHMTDPQFNIDAVAEMVNMARATFFKKFKSLTQQAPVEFIRDMRLKRAKQYLDAGMGNITEIAYSVGFSSAKYFSTCFRVYYGISPSDYLKTTDALEGKNAKTKNQIVNLI; translated from the coding sequence ATGATAAAAAGAAGATTTACAGTGGGTGGAAAGTTAATATGGATGCTATTGCTAATAGTAATGGTTGGAAAGTCCATGGCCCAAGCCCCTGTAAAGATCGAACGTTATTCTACAGAAGATGGTTTGTCGCATGACATCATCACTTGTATGTTTAAGGATAAACAGGGATACATGTGGTTTGGAACCTGGAATGGAATTAACCGTTTTGATGGGCATACTTTTACCTCATTTACTTCTATGCCGGGTGATATGTCGCAGATTGGCAATGATCGGGTCGACCAGATTTTTGAAGATGCTGCAAACCATCTTTGGATCAAATCTTACGATGGAGAAGTGTATCGATTTGACAAAGGGAAAGAACAATTTACATCAGTGTCGGCCATACTGGGTTTGAAAGAAAAGATCTTGTTTGACCGCATCCTTTCTTGTGAAGATGGTATGCTTTGGGTAAGCACCATAAACCATGGCCTTTTGTTGATCACAGATGTCAGCTTAGATCATTCCGGTTATCGCATTTTTTCCAGTTCTAGTCTCAATGATGCTTATCTTCCTTCAGATCAAACCAACTTTTTTTTCAGGAGCAACAAAAATACATATTGGGTAGGTACAGCTAAAGGGCTTGTCCGACTCTCTAAAAATGCTGCGGGGGTATTTACATCCAAACAATTAAACCTGGGAAAAAATGCGGTGGAAGAATTCACTGCTGTTACTGCAAGTGACGGGAAGTTGTATTTCGGAACTTCGAAAGGAGATTTGATTGTCTTCGATGCAAAATCAGGTAAGTACCAGTGCATGAACATAAGTCATGGACGCCTCAATGCCATGTTGCCGAGCAGAAAAAACGGTCATATTTACATGACCAGCGGGCTAGGTGAACTGATTAATTTTGATCCTGGTACTTCAATGGTAAGCACTTCGAAATACAATATTCCTGATGCGCTATTTTCCATTTTTGAGGATAGCAGTGGTCAGCTATGGATAGAGCCTGAAAAACGTGGCATTGTCCGTTATGATGTTAACAAACGTGTTTTTCAGACTTTCGTGCAAAAGAATGATGCCATTAATGTGATCCCTCATAGTCATTTTAAGGTATTTGAAGATAAAAATGGAACGGTTTGGTCTATTTTAAGAGACGGTGGCTTTGGCTTTTATGATGAAAAAGCAGGCCGGTTCAGTTATTTTTACAATGAACCGGCCTCACCACAACGACTCATGTCTAATTTGGCTACCGTGGTGTTTTATGACCCTGCTGGTGTAATGTGGCTGCATACAGATCAACGTAGACTGGAAAAAATCATCTTTCATCCCAATAACTTTAAGCAACAACTGCTGGTTGATCCCGGGGTTTTTAAATCTCAGAATGAAGTGCGGGGCTTATTTAGCGATAGCAAGAATAGACTTTGGGTGGGGGCAAAGAGTGGCTTGCTCTATATCTATGAAAATGAGAAATTGGCAAATGTCACTTTCGAGCATCTGCCAAAGGGCGGCTTGGGTATGGTATATGCGATATTTCAGGCTAAAGATGGCACGATATGGATGGGGACAAAAGACAATGGATTATACAGCGCTGAGCCCTTAGACGATCAACAAACACATTATCGCTTATCACATTATATGCACAATCAGGCCGACAACACTTCAATCAGCAGCAACCAGGTGTATTCAATTACAGAAGATAATTGGGGCAGAATTTGGGTTGGTACTTTTGATAAGGGACTGAATATGCTTGATGTTGGACAGATTAAGCCAGTATTCCAAAGGTTTTACGATAAAGCCAATGGTTATCCGGGGCGGTTCCATAAAATCAGGTACCTGACTATTGATGGTCATGGGAGGTTGTGGATAGGATCGACTGATGGGTTGGTTATTGGGGAGGCCCTCAAAACTGGCCGAATGAAATTTACAACTTATAGCAAGCAACCTGGTAATATTCAAAGTTTAGGTAACAATGATATTCAGTATATGCTGAAAGACCATGCCAATAGAATGTGGCTGGCTACTTCGGGTGGTGGACTAAACCTGGCGCTGGAAAAACCGGGCTCGGATTCATTGACCTTCAAAGTATACTCCACAAAAAACGGGTTGAGCAATAACTATATGCTGAGCATTGGTGAAGACAAACAGCATCGGCTCTGGATGGCTACAAAAAGTAGCTTGACCAGGTTTGATCCTCAAAATGAAAAATTTAACAATTTCAACTCCTACGATGGGGTTCCCAATGATGGTTTTTCTGAGGCTTCCTGTCAACTTACCCAGGATGGTAAAATGGTTTTTGGCACAACAAGAGGAATGCTCAGCTTTGATCCCGAGCAGGTCAAATATCATCCAATCCACTCAAATATGGCTTTTACGGGATTGCAGATTAACAATACTGATGTTTCGGTGGGTGCAGGAAGTTTATTGAAACAAAACATCAACAATACGAAGGATCTTGTGCTTAAGTACAATCAAAATACGATCAGCATAGATTATACGGTCCTGGATTTTCGCTCCGGTAATCGTCAGCGCTATTTGTATCGCCTAAAAGGTTTTGACAGCACCTGGCACGATAACAAAAACCAACGTAGGGCAACCTATACCAATTTACCTCCGGGAGAATATGTGTTAGCGGTGAAGAGTCCGGATTCGGATAACTATAGCAGTATCCCATCGAAAGAATTAAAAATAACTATCCTTCCACCATTATGGAAAACCTGGTGGGCCTATCTGATTTACTTCTTGTTGTTCTGCATTGCGGTGGAAATAACCAGGCGGATTGCCGTTACTTTTTTGCGGTTAAGACAGGGCATAGCAGTAGAACAAAAAATGACAGCGCTCAAGATGGCCTTTTTTACCAATGTTTCTCATGAACTCCGAACTCCGCTTACCTTAATTCTAAATCCGGTTGATGCGCTGCTTCAAAAGGAAGAACTTTCAAATCAGGGAAAGGAGTATGCTTCTATTGTGCGCCGAAATGCCGTTAGGATGGTTCGTTTTGTGAACCAGCTTTTAGACCTGCGGAAAGCACAAAGTGGACAATCTAAGCTGAAGACGAGTCGGATTGAGCTGATAGGATTCGTTGAGGAGATTGCTGCGGATTTTAAGGAGGCCGCTAAAACGAATCAGATTGAACTGAAAGTTACTGGTGATCGCCCGGTATTTGTCGAGGTGGATGCCGATAAAATGGAAACGGTGATTTACAACTTGCTGAGCAATTCATTTAAGTTCTCTGATACCGGAAAGCGTATAGAAATCATCATATCAAAAAGCTATGATGCGATGCATATTGTTGTAAATGATGAAGGAAGTGGCGTAAATGAAGCTGATTTGGAGAATATTTTTCTGCTCTACCACGAAAGTGAGCATCCCAATACCCAGCAGCTTAAGGGGACTGGAATTGGACTGGCTTTAGCACGGGAATTGGTTGAATTGCATGGCGGGAAGATTTTCGCATCAAACCGTCAACAACGGGGACTGTCGGTAACCATAACTTTGCCCATTGCCAAAACCGATATGCATACCGCTGTAAAAAAGGTAGGGCCACTTATAGCTTTAGAAACTGAGGTAAGGCAACCTCCTGCTATTGCTGAGGAACAGGCTCAGCAAAGTGACAAGCAATTGGTCTTATTGGTTGAGGATAATGAGGATATGCGGTCGTTTTTATCTGCCAATTTGGGTGGGACTTATCGGATAAAGACTGCTGTAGATGGTTTGGAGGGGTTTGCTTTGGCTAAGAAAATACAACCGGATCTTATTCTTAGTGACATCATGATGCCAAAAATGGATGGTATAACCATGCTTGATCATTTGAAAAATGACCAGGCGACCAGTCATATCCCTGTGATCTTACTTTCGGCAAAAAGCGCAGTGGAAAGTCAGGTTGTGGGACTGAGGTATGGGGCTGATTATTACATTAGTAAGCCATTTGACAATGAGCTGTTGTTTGCTGCATTGGCAAACATATTAGCACAGCGCAAAAGGATCGTTGAGCGACTGGTATCCAAAGAAAAAGTAATTGAATTGGGGCCAGGTCAGATTGTGGTTACTTCCAAAGATGAAGTGTTTTTACAAAAGGTGATTGCCATTGTAGAGGAACACATGACAGATCCCCAGTTTAATATCGATGCTGTTGCCGAAATGGTGAATATGGCAAGGGCTACTTTCTTTAAGAAGTTTAAAAGTCTTACCCAACAGGCTCCGGTAGAATTTATCAGGGATATGCGGTTGAAAAGAGCGAAGCAATACCTGGATGCGGGCATGGGGAATATAACCGAAATTGCGTATTCGGTTGGGTTCAGCAGCGCGAAGTATTTCAGTACCTGTTTTAGGGTTTATTATGGAATATCGCCTTCTGATTATTTGAAAACAACTGATGCGCTGGAAGGGAAAAACGCTAAAACTAAAAACCAAATCGTAAACCTTATATAA
- a CDS encoding glycoside hydrolase family 3 C-terminal domain-containing protein, with amino-acid sequence MNFKKNAPLLFVMAIVLSFSQMAYSQNYKYTFQNPQLGFEERVNDLVSRLTLEEKVSQMLNAAPAIPRLEIPAHDWWNEVLHGVARTPYKVTVFPQAIAMAATFDTKSLFEMADFSALEGRAVYNLAVAAGKEGSKYQGLTYWTPNINIFRDPRWGRGQETYGEDPFLTSMMGAAFVKGLQGDDPKYLKAAACAKHFAVHSGPEPLRHVFNADASMYDLWDTYLPAFKKLVVDAKVAGVMCAYNAFQNQPCCASDLFMTDILRNQWNFKGYVTSDCGAIDDFYKKHKTHKDAESAAVDAVFHGTDVDCGKEAYLALVQAVKDGKITEAQLDVSLHRLFMVRFKLGLFDPVSMVKYAQTPASVLESKAHKAHALKMAQESMVLLKNEKGLLPIRKDLKKIVVLGPNADNPIAILGNYNGNPSELSTILGGIKEKVGRQTEVVYEKAVNYTNKNVLGNDVQTDFKALVDKYKDADLFVFAGGIAPQLEGEQMKVNEPGFTGGDRTSILLPAVQTDLMKALKASGKPIVFVMMTGSAIAMPWESENIPAILNAWYGGQAAGQAVADILFGDYNPSGRLPVTFYKSDSDLPDFNNYSMENRTYRYFKNKPLYGFGYGLSYTSFDYAKEDVPVKVARGKDLTVAVRITNKGTLAGEEVAQLYVMNQNRSIKAPIKSLKGFQRLSLKAGESKIVKFELSPDDLSYVDTEGIKQQFKGVLQLSIGGSQPDEANPTSGNVLKSLLTIE; translated from the coding sequence ATGAACTTTAAAAAAAATGCTCCTCTGTTATTTGTGATGGCTATTGTGCTTTCTTTTTCACAAATGGCCTATAGTCAAAATTATAAATATACTTTTCAGAATCCGCAACTGGGTTTTGAAGAGCGGGTAAATGATCTGGTGAGTCGTTTAACGCTTGAAGAAAAAGTTAGTCAGATGCTCAATGCCGCACCGGCAATTCCGAGACTGGAAATTCCTGCTCACGATTGGTGGAATGAAGTCCTCCATGGCGTTGCCAGAACGCCTTATAAAGTAACCGTATTTCCACAGGCAATTGCAATGGCAGCTACTTTTGATACCAAATCGTTGTTTGAGATGGCCGATTTTTCTGCATTAGAGGGAAGGGCTGTGTATAACCTTGCAGTAGCAGCCGGAAAGGAAGGCTCAAAATATCAAGGTTTAACTTACTGGACGCCTAATATTAATATTTTTCGTGACCCACGTTGGGGAAGAGGTCAGGAGACTTATGGGGAAGATCCATTCTTGACTTCCATGATGGGAGCAGCTTTTGTAAAGGGGCTTCAGGGGGATGATCCGAAATATTTAAAAGCTGCTGCTTGTGCAAAGCATTTTGCGGTACACAGCGGGCCGGAACCACTTAGGCACGTGTTTAATGCAGATGCGAGCATGTATGATTTATGGGATACCTATTTACCGGCTTTTAAAAAACTGGTGGTAGATGCTAAAGTTGCGGGGGTAATGTGCGCTTACAATGCATTTCAAAATCAACCTTGTTGTGCCAGTGATTTGTTTATGACTGATATTTTAAGAAATCAGTGGAATTTTAAAGGTTATGTAACTTCTGATTGTGGGGCTATAGATGATTTTTATAAAAAGCACAAAACGCATAAAGATGCCGAATCTGCTGCGGTAGATGCTGTGTTTCATGGTACGGATGTGGACTGTGGAAAGGAAGCTTATCTTGCGCTGGTGCAAGCGGTAAAAGATGGAAAAATCACCGAGGCGCAGTTGGATGTATCGTTGCATCGTTTATTTATGGTTCGTTTCAAATTAGGATTGTTTGATCCGGTTTCGATGGTGAAATATGCACAAACGCCGGCTTCTGTGTTGGAAAGTAAAGCGCATAAAGCACATGCTTTGAAGATGGCACAAGAATCTATGGTGTTGTTAAAAAATGAGAAGGGGCTTTTGCCGATTCGAAAAGACTTGAAAAAGATCGTTGTCCTGGGGCCGAATGCGGATAATCCAATCGCTATTCTGGGTAATTATAATGGTAATCCATCGGAACTTTCTACTATACTGGGTGGGATTAAGGAAAAAGTTGGTCGCCAAACTGAGGTGGTTTACGAGAAGGCTGTTAATTATACCAATAAAAATGTTTTGGGTAATGATGTGCAGACAGATTTTAAAGCTTTGGTGGACAAGTATAAAGATGCGGACCTGTTTGTATTTGCCGGGGGAATTGCGCCACAGTTGGAAGGTGAGCAAATGAAGGTGAATGAACCTGGTTTTACAGGTGGTGACCGCACGTCTATTTTGCTCCCTGCTGTTCAAACTGATTTGATGAAGGCTTTAAAAGCCTCGGGTAAACCTATAGTATTTGTAATGATGACCGGCAGTGCAATTGCTATGCCGTGGGAGTCTGAAAACATACCTGCTATCCTGAATGCCTGGTATGGGGGACAAGCAGCTGGTCAGGCCGTTGCAGATATTCTATTTGGCGATTATAATCCTTCTGGGCGTTTGCCTGTTACCTTTTACAAGAGCGATAGCGACCTGCCGGATTTTAATAATTACAGCATGGAAAATCGTACTTACCGTTATTTTAAAAATAAACCGCTTTATGGCTTTGGGTATGGATTAAGCTATACCAGCTTTGACTATGCCAAGGAAGATGTTCCGGTGAAAGTTGCCCGGGGCAAGGATTTAACGGTTGCTGTACGCATCACCAATAAGGGGACATTAGCAGGAGAAGAGGTTGCACAATTGTACGTGATGAATCAAAATCGATCGATAAAAGCACCAATAAAATCCTTAAAAGGTTTTCAAAGGCTTAGCTTGAAGGCTGGAGAAAGCAAAATTGTTAAATTTGAGCTGAGTCCGGATGATCTTTCTTATGTAGATACGGAGGGTATTAAGCAGCAATTTAAAGGCGTTTTACAGCTCAGTATCGGCGGAAGTCAACCCGATGAGGCAAATCCAACCAGTGGGAATGTATTAAAGAGCCTGCTTACTATTGAGTAA
- the egtB gene encoding ergothioneine biosynthesis protein EgtB, with amino-acid sequence MMFLEQYMQIRKHSEQICESLQTEDYVVQPIVDVSPPKWHLGHTTWFFETFILKPFHEQYRIYNREYNYVFNSYYETIGSHVIRTDRGNLSRPSVSDVYAYRAYVDLAMSEFLKCPLTDEVKALFFLGLNHEQQHQELLLTDIKYIFGHNPLFPAYHTDGRIRTTFEIGTQKMISFKEGIYEIGYSGTDFCFDNELGRHKVYLQNFSISSNLVSNAAYLVFMEDGGYTNFAHWHAEGWDWLKEHKITAPMYWHLVDGEWHTYTLGGFKPLDLKAAVTHISYYEAYAFASWCKMRLPTEFEWEVAAGAFKWGHRWEWTESAYLSYPGFSKAPGAIGEYNGKFMVNQKVLRGASEATPPGHSRITYRNFFHPDLRWQFTGIRLAQ; translated from the coding sequence ATGATGTTTTTGGAACAGTATATGCAGATCAGGAAGCATTCTGAACAGATTTGCGAATCTTTGCAAACTGAAGATTATGTGGTGCAACCTATTGTAGATGTGAGTCCACCAAAATGGCACCTTGGTCACACGACATGGTTTTTCGAAACTTTTATTTTAAAGCCCTTTCATGAACAATACAGGATTTACAATCGGGAATACAATTATGTTTTCAATAGTTATTACGAGACTATTGGCAGCCATGTGATCCGTACGGATAGAGGAAATCTAAGTCGCCCAAGCGTGAGTGATGTGTATGCTTATCGGGCGTATGTAGATTTGGCCATGAGTGAGTTTTTAAAATGTCCGCTTACGGATGAGGTAAAAGCTTTGTTCTTTTTAGGACTTAACCATGAACAGCAACATCAGGAGCTGCTGCTCACTGATATCAAATATATTTTTGGGCATAATCCACTGTTTCCTGCTTACCATACAGATGGAAGGATCAGGACTACATTTGAAATAGGTACCCAGAAGATGATTTCTTTTAAAGAAGGCATTTATGAGATCGGTTATTCCGGAACGGATTTTTGTTTTGACAATGAATTGGGTAGGCATAAGGTCTATTTACAAAATTTTTCCATCAGCTCAAATCTGGTCAGCAATGCAGCATATTTGGTGTTTATGGAGGATGGTGGCTATACAAATTTTGCGCATTGGCACGCTGAGGGCTGGGACTGGCTGAAGGAGCATAAAATCACAGCGCCTATGTATTGGCATTTGGTGGATGGCGAATGGCATACTTATACACTTGGAGGATTTAAGCCGCTTGATTTGAAAGCTGCTGTAACCCACATCAGCTATTACGAAGCTTATGCATTTGCCAGCTGGTGTAAAATGCGCCTGCCAACTGAATTTGAATGGGAGGTTGCTGCGGGAGCGTTTAAATGGGGGCATAGATGGGAATGGACAGAGAGTGCGTACCTGTCTTATCCCGGCTTCAGTAAAGCACCGGGGGCGATAGGAGAATATAACGGCAAGTTTATGGTGAACCAAAAAGTACTTCGGGGAGCATCTGAAGCGACACCACCTGGGCATAGCCGGATTACCTACAGAAATTTTTTTCATCCGGATTTAAGATGGCAATTTACCGGAATACGATTAGCTCAATAA
- a CDS encoding L-histidine N(alpha)-methyltransferase, with amino-acid sequence MRPTTTENITTVESLFLTETLAGLQACPKFMHAKYFYDERGDYIFQQIMEMDEYYLTNAEMDIFSNQAVQIAELIKGNTPFDLIELGAGDATKSIHLLRALAKENLEFSYLPVDISAHVINDLEDHLPKELPELDIKGLNGDYLQMLQQGIALSNRRKVVLFMGANIGNMDKDEAEAFLGSLRNLLSEGDLLIIGFDLKKNPKQILAAYNDHKGITSAFNLNLLERINRELGGDFVVENFEHYVSYDPESGACKSYLISLKDQVVHIGTATIPFAKDEYVYMEISQKYALEDIERLASRCGFKPLHNFFDTNRYFVDAVWIV; translated from the coding sequence ATGCGCCCAACTACGACCGAAAATATAACCACTGTGGAGTCACTGTTTCTTACTGAAACACTGGCCGGACTTCAGGCATGTCCGAAGTTTATGCATGCCAAATATTTTTATGATGAACGTGGAGATTATATATTTCAACAGATCATGGAAATGGATGAGTACTATCTGACAAATGCAGAGATGGATATATTTTCGAATCAGGCCGTACAGATTGCAGAACTGATCAAGGGAAATACTCCTTTTGACCTGATTGAGCTGGGGGCTGGGGATGCCACGAAATCCATTCATTTGTTAAGGGCTCTGGCTAAGGAGAACCTTGAATTTAGTTATTTGCCTGTCGACATTTCTGCGCATGTGATTAACGACCTGGAGGATCATTTACCCAAGGAGTTGCCTGAATTGGATATAAAGGGACTGAATGGAGATTATTTGCAGATGCTGCAGCAGGGGATTGCACTTTCCAACCGAAGAAAAGTTGTCTTGTTTATGGGTGCAAATATCGGAAACATGGATAAGGATGAAGCAGAGGCATTTTTGGGATCATTAAGAAATTTATTGTCTGAAGGAGATCTGCTGATTATTGGTTTTGATCTGAAAAAAAATCCGAAACAAATATTGGCGGCCTATAATGATCATAAGGGAATTACAAGTGCCTTCAATCTGAACTTACTTGAACGGATTAACAGGGAGTTGGGGGGAGATTTTGTGGTTGAAAATTTTGAACATTATGTGAGTTATGACCCGGAATCTGGAGCTTGTAAAAGCTACCTGATCAGCTTGAAAGATCAGGTAGTTCATATTGGAACAGCTACAATTCCTTTTGCTAAGGATGAGTATGTTTATATGGAAATCTCCCAAAAATACGCACTGGAAGATATTGAAAGGCTTGCATCCAGATGCGGATTTAAACCCTTACATAATTTTTTTGATACCAACAGGTATTTTGTCGACGCGGTATGGATCGTTTAA